GCACCGGGAACTCGTGCCGGCCCAACCGGCCGACCGCCTCGGACAGTTCGGTGATCGCGTTGTCCTTGTGGATCATCGAACCGTGACCGGCGTTGCCGTCCACCGTCAGCTTCATCCAGTGCATGCCCTTCTGGGCCGTCTCGATGAGGTAGAGCCGCACCTGCTCGTTGACGGTGAAGGAGAAGCCGCCGACCTCGCTGATCGCCTCCGTGACGCCCTCGAAGAGGTGCGGGTGATGGTCGACGAGGTAGCGCGCGCCGTAGGTGCCGCCCGCCTCCTCGTCCGCGAGGAACGCCAGCACGATGTCGCGCGGCGGCTTGCGGCCGGTGCGCAGCCGGTCCCGGACGACGGCGAGCGTCATCGCGTCCATGTCCTTCATGTCGACCGCGCCCCGGCCCCAGACGCAGCCGTCGGCGATCTCCCCGGAGAACGGGTGGTGGGTCCAGTCGTCGGCGTTGGCCGGCACCACATCGGTGTGTCCGTGGATGAGCAGCCCCGGCCGCGAGCGGTCCTCGCCCTCGATCCGGGCGACGGTCGAGGCGCGGCCCCTGTGGGACTCGAAGATCTGCGGCTCCAGGCCGACCTCGGCGAGCTTCTCCGCGACGTACTCGGCGGCGGCCCGCTCCCCCGGGCCCGAGTGGTCGCCGTAGTTGCTGGTGTCCATCCGGATCAGATCCCGGCACAGGTCGACGACCTCGTCCTCACCGGTCACCGCACGGCCCGACTGCGACTCGCTCATGCGGCGCCCTCGCTTCGCCCGGCCCCGCATGCGCGGGGCTCCCACCTCTCCATGGTTCGCTCGCGGAGCTGACTCACGGTGCCTCCTCTGGCTTCACGGCCGCGTCACGCACCCCTCAGAGCACGGCCCACGGCGGGTCCACTGCCATCCTCCACCCGTCGCCCGCTGTACCCAAGGCCGCAATACTCCCGACATGCGCTGGTCACAGCCCCGCTTCCGGCCGAATGCAGGGGTGATCGACCACCCGCGAACGTTTGCTATTGTTTTCCACGTCGGAACGGCCCAGGCCGCACCGGCAGACACCTTGTCCGGGTGGCGGAATGGCAGACGCGCTAGCTTGAGGTGCTAGTGCCCTTTATCGGGCGTGGGGGTTCAAGTCCCCCCTCGGACACCAGCTGAGACCCCAGTTCATCTGGGGTCTTCTGCTTTCCAGGACTGTGGCGTGACCAACCACGTGACCAACAGCCTGGCGAATCCCCAGGTCAGACCAGGGATGACAGGCTGAGTCGGCCGGCACCGGAGGCGGCGAGCTTCTGCGCTCCGTCCCTACGAGAGTGGCCGTACCGGGCCATCGTGTAGTTCGGCGAGTGGTGCCGGCGTTCGCAGAAACCTCTACGGGGTTCTCCCCGGCCTCCAGATCTTGCTGTGCCTCCAGTCGTGGATGCGGAAGTCCTCGGGCAGGTGCAGCCGGGTCCGGAGCGTCAGCCCACCGGGCCGAAACCTTCTCGTTGCTCCACGGTCGGGCAGGAACTCCAGTCACATTTGGACATGCTCGCCCGTGCCGACTGCACCCGCGTCTTCTCGGAGAAGACCACTACCCGTGTGAAGGAGCGGCCGGAGTTGGAGAAGGCACTCACGCCGGCACGGGAGATCAAGGCAGCCGCGCCGAATCAGCCGGTCATCCTGATCGTCGCCGAGATGAAGCGGCTTGCCCGGAGTGCGGCAGAGCTGATGACGCTGTCGTCCACGCTTCAGGCGGACGGCATCCAACGGGAACTCCTGTCCGGTCCCCTTCAAGGCGTGTACGACCCGAATGGGGCAGGTGCCATCGTGTTCGCCGTGCTCGCCGTGAGTGCCGAGGTGGAGCGGGAAGGCATCCGGGAGAAGGCGTTGGAAGGGCTGGACGCTGCGGCCCGCAAGGGCAACGTCGGTGGGCGTCCGACCGTCGTGGACGAGGACAAGTTGGCCGTGGCCCGCGCCCGGTACCTCAAGGGAGAGAGCGTCACGTCCATCGCCAAGGCCCTGGGAATCGGTCGTGCCACCTTGTACCGCCACCTGGGAGAGAGCGCCTGAGACAGGCGCACACGGACACAGGCAGGCCCCCGGCATCACGTCGGGAGCCGCTGTGATGCACCGGGCTGTCAGGTGCTGACCTCGGAGTGCACCGGGACCGATGGCCGAACGCCTGTGAGTGACTCCGCCCGAGCGAGAAGGCGCGGGGCCAAGTCCGGGTACCAGCCACGGGCTACGGCTTGCAGCATCTCCGCCAGGGCAGCGAGTTCTCCGACTCGGCCGGCTGGGGTGTCCAGGACCGAAGCGAACTCCAGCCGGATACGGTCCGCCACGTCGGGAACGAGAAGGCTGTTCGCGTGGAGAAGACCCGCGTCGTAGCCGTAGGGCACGCGGCCCCACCGCTCCCAGTCCAGCAGGGTGAGGGGCATGGTTGTGAGGTTGCCCCAGTGCAGGTCACCGTGTCCGGTCACCCGCTCCACCTTGGCAGGGGCAGGGATGCCGAGGAACTGGGGGAAGGCGCGCTCGATCCACCCGTCGCGGACAGTGGCCCTCGCCCCCTCCGCCCCAGTGAGCAGGGCCAGGGCTCGGCGCAGGTCGACCCACCACTCGTCAGGCAAGTGGGGGTCGTGGTGCAGGTCGGCCCGCTCCGGGGAC
This portion of the Streptomyces sp. 2114.4 genome encodes:
- a CDS encoding M20/M25/M40 family metallo-hydrolase, with the translated sequence MSESQSGRAVTGEDEVVDLCRDLIRMDTSNYGDHSGPGERAAAEYVAEKLAEVGLEPQIFESHRGRASTVARIEGEDRSRPGLLIHGHTDVVPANADDWTHHPFSGEIADGCVWGRGAVDMKDMDAMTLAVVRDRLRTGRKPPRDIVLAFLADEEAGGTYGARYLVDHHPHLFEGVTEAISEVGGFSFTVNEQVRLYLIETAQKGMHWMKLTVDGNAGHGSMIHKDNAITELSEAVGRLGRHEFPVRVTKTLRSFLDQLGDALGTELDPEDMDATLAKLGGIAKLIGASLKNTANPTQLGAGYKVNVIPGQATAHVDGRFLPGHEEEFLADLDRILGPRVKREDVHADKALETTFDGALVEAMQSALQAEDPIARAVPYMLSAGTDAKSFDDLGIRGFGFAPLKLPPELDFAGMFHGVDERVPVDGLKFGVRVLDRFIDQS
- a CDS encoding recombinase family protein: MDAEVLGQVQPGPERQPTGPKPSRCSTVGQELQSHLDMLARADCTRVFSEKTTTRVKERPELEKALTPAREIKAAAPNQPVILIVAEMKRLARSAAELMTLSSTLQADGIQRELLSGPLQGVYDPNGAGAIVFAVLAVSAEVEREGIREKALEGLDAAARKGNVGGRPTVVDEDKLAVARARYLKGESVTSIAKALGIGRATLYRHLGESA